One Fusarium musae strain F31 chromosome 6, whole genome shotgun sequence DNA segment encodes these proteins:
- a CDS encoding hypothetical protein (EggNog:ENOG41): MSTKLENEAEDANISYPSPGTEAMEAGPFYNTSGRDVPQDHQEHEHHEHHESHHEPHHEQSDHHAPEQVQHVQVPEHNQNDLQPPEPETPQQHVPRPANLEELQLAAQLGQGLAGAPMMSATDPNMNVEDPNLRSIMPHPDPEQQQQTPSYVHDTPTSDQMVSHAMSVSVGPPMGPQYPIDNSIPPRKRSKVSRACDECRRKKIKCDAQSDTGDAPCSSCARSSIRCLFSRVPQKRGPSKGIENKLESDGGLSQDDIDRLFSTDRPRQSQGEEAARKRPFSSISTNDFVTPSRQMPWGSDHRMQASPGTSEAYSAYNNNNSLAPQATSIRADSTPSKPPVAAMDVSMPDTHETVDIDESMLQSYLSTVGPVYPILPSTKSRMQALLAQCPTSVQNAFANALPAVVGSGGDTKLASLLLMERESDETHATQATYIVHAQTLLLLIIDADWRSSPTLPYLLSRAVGLANSINLWRYTPVELVLESDSDSDDQLSVRIWWSLILMDRWHAVGKGKPPMIPNNSTVAPPGLEKILGDVCFYLARLSKLLNCLWQAIFTLQLGMSTTEEIVARILADYVENYREDLPAHILATSHPVVHLAYWHCKLMVVLLTPGATPTETLWPTKEVINLLFANEHLRSPLVNHFVSLITMSLAKLVKIDKSREEATQLIKDIVEKPNEMWNGVRDKLSEFLRPTSSVEAAASQGLQHLADLATAHEGIAPGGDDISFGPSLASGYLDMA, from the exons ATGAGTACAAAGCTAGAAAACGAGGCAGAGGATGCCAACATCTCATATCCCTCGCCCGGCACCGAGGCAATGGAAGCTGGCCCTTTTTACAACACCAGTGGCCGAGACGTCCCTCAGGACCACCAAGAGCACGAGCATCATGAGCATCATGAGTCCCATCACGAGCCTCATCACGAACAGTCAGATCATCATGCGCCGGAACAAGTACAACATGTGCAAGTTCCAGAGCACAATCAGAACGACTTGCAACCTCCAGAACCGGAAACCCCTCAGCAGCACGTCCCTCGTCCTGCCAACCTGGAAGAGCTTCAGCTGGCAGCCCAGTTAGGCCAGGGTCTAGCTGGAGCACCCATGATGTCAGCCACAGACCCCAACATGAACGTCGAGGACCCCAACCTGCGAAGCATCATGCCTCACCCTGACcccgagcagcagcagcagacaCCGTCCTATGTTCACGATACTCCGACGAGCGACCAAATGGTATCGCACGCCATGTCTGTTTCTGTTGGGCCACCAATGGGCCCCCAATATCCCATCGACAACAGCATCCCACCCAGAAAACGATCAAAGGTGTCAAGGGCATGCGATGAGTGCCGGAGGAAAAAAATCAAGTGTGACGCCCAGTCGGATACTGGGGACGCACCCTGTTCCAGTTGCGCTAGGTCATCCATCAGATGCCTATTCAGCCGCGTGCCGCAGAAAAGGGGTCCAAGTAAAGG CATCGAAAACAAGCTTGAGTCTGATGGAGGTCTGAGTCAAGACGACATCGACAGACTCTTTTCCACAGATCGACCTCGGCAAAGCCAAGGCGAGGAGGCGGCTCGAAAACGACCCTTTTCCAGTATCTCGACAAACGATTTTGTTACACCCTCGCGACAAATGCCATGGGGCTCGGACCACAGGATGCAGGCCTCGCCAGGGACTTCTGAAGCATACTCAGcttacaacaacaacaactcgTTGGCACCACAAGCTACATCCATCAGGGCAGACAGTACGCCCTCTAAACCTCCCGTGGCTGCTATGGACGTGTCAATGCCAGATACCCATGAGACCGTTGACATCGACGAAAGCATGCTACAGAG TTATTTGTCAACTGTCGGCCCTGTGTATCCGATATTGCCAAGCACAAAGAGTCGAATGCAGGCGTTACTCGCCCAGTGCCCGACGTCGGTCCAGAATGCATTTGCCAATGCTCTTCCCGCTGTCGTAGGATCCGGCGGTGACACAAAGCTCGCTAGCTTGCTACTCATGGAACGCGAGAGCGATGAAACACATGCCACACAAGCCACCTACATTGTGCATGCCCAAACGCTATTGCTTCTTATTATCGACGCAGACTGGCGTTCATCACCAACTTTGCCGTACTTGCTTTCTCGTGCGGTTGGATTGGCCAATTCGATTAACCTATGGCGATACACTCCCGTCGAGTTGGTTTTGGAGTCCGACTCGGACTCAGATGACCAGTTGTCAGTGCGGATATGGTGGTCATTGATCCTGATGGACCGTTGGCATGCTGTCGGCAAAGGAAAACCACCAATGATACCCAACAATAGTACGGTCGCTCCTCCGGGCCTGGAGAAGATTTTGGGAGACGTGTGCTTTTACCTTGCTC GACTCTCAAAGCTGCTTAACTGCCTGTGGCAAGCTATCTTCACATTGCAGCTGGGAATGTCTACAACCGAGGAGATAGTGGCACGCATACTTGCAGACTATGTTGAGAACTACCGAGAAGATCTTCCTGCGCATATCTTGGCTACGTCGCATCCCGTGGTGCATCTAGCGTACTGGCACTGTAAGCTCATGGTTGTGCTTTTGACACCAGGCGCTACGCCGACCGAAACGTTATGGCCTACCAAGGAAGTGATCAACCTTCTCTTTGCAAACGAGCACCTGCGCAGTCCACTCGTCAACCACTTTGTGTCTCTTATCACGATGTCTCTGGCGAAGCTTGTTAAGATCGACAAGTCGCGAGAAGAAGCTACACAGTTGATCAAGGACATTGTGGAAAAGCCCAACGAAATGTGGAATGGTGTTCGCGACAAACTCTCAGAATTCTTGCGTCCAACATCGTCAGTGGAAGCGGCAGCGAGCCAAGGCCTTCAACACCTGGCAGATCTTGCCACAGCACACGAGGGCATCGCACCGGGAGGTGATGATATCTCATTTGGGCCATCTTTGGCATCAGGGTATTTGGATATGGCGTAG
- a CDS encoding hypothetical protein (EggNog:ENOG41) yields the protein MLLSMDVMKVRDWTYLEDPPQDIGPARHLLEVYSKIPYSDLDGHIRRVREKAWCISQYPCVGRWKFLYIPDPKDPRYQQALFRLNVAGSRDVLLDLGCGVGQVIRQFRADGVDGAQLIGTDLQSKFIDIGYDLFQDRHSLGATFIAGDMLDPADKEMALLRGKITMVHAGSFFHLFNWVQQLYIGKRVVEFLKPGTKNALIYGRQVGTNHPGPSSTSTRSAYLHDQASFQRLWDEVGALTKTRWQVQVEPTGEPVSKVPGFSNHAFPVNFTVYQVS from the exons ATGTTGCTAAGCATGGATGTCATGAAGGTGCGGGATTGGACCTATCTTGAGGACCCCCCTCAAGATATTGGCCCAGCTCGACATCTTCTTGAGGTTTACAGCAAGATTCCTTATAGCGATCTAGATGGCCACATACGCCGCGTC CGAGAGAAGGCCTGGTGTATCTCACAGTACCCTTGCGTTGGGCGATGGAAATTTCTCTACATCCCGGATCCCAAAGATCCTCGCTACCAACAGGCTCTTTTCCGCCTCAACGTCGCCGGCTCTAGAgatgtccttcttgatctgggATGTGGGGTTGGACAAGTAATTCGGCAGTTTCGTGCAGATGGAGTTGACGGCGCTCAACTCATTGGCACCGACCTGCAGTCCAAGTTCATCGATATTGGCTACGATTTGTTCCAGGACAGGCATTCTCTCGGCGCAACATTTATTGCGGGCGATATGCTCGATCCCGCCGACAAGGAAATGGCTTTGTTGCGTGGCAAGATCACCATGGTTCACGCAGGCAGCTTCTTTCACCTCTTCAACTGGGTTCAACAACTTTACATTGGCAAGCGTGTCGTCGAATTCCTTAAGCCCGGCACCAAAAATGCGCTGATATATGGTCGCCAGGTCGGCACGAACCATCCAGGGCCGTCTTCGACTAGCACGCGATCAGCTTATTTACACGACCAAGCGAGTTTCCAGCGACTATGGGACGAAGTCGGAGCCCTCACCAAGACACGATGGCAGGTGCAGGTCGAACCTACTGGAGAGCCTGTCTCTAAAGTCCCTGGATTCAGCAATCACGCATTCCCCGTCAATTTTACCGTCTATCAAGTTTCATGA
- the PAN2_1 gene encoding poly(A)-specific ribonuclease (EggNog:ENOG41~MEROPS:MER0030317), whose protein sequence is MDGDWAEVTRIPFPPPGVHAMPTPVATMTFDNSQELLWTGNEYGRVTSFYGTELQRYTSFKAHASSDGPIRQILVNEKGIVSLGAKDMHMAIRRGLPIWHIRHDDMKDLRCMSFTSKGTAEIIAAGMQDTMLVIDLIKGDVVKQVPTVHQYTIMRRGRYICAATQTGSVNLLDPVTFAVIKSWNAHSALINDMDAQHDFIVTCGYSLRQGQNYMLDPFLNVFDIKKMSSMPPIPFPAGAAYVRMHPRMLTTSIVVSQSGQMHVVDLMNPNTSDVRLANVTSYLSMFEIAPSGEAIALTDADCSIHLWGSPTKLHFVDLPTPIEFATPEEPLPNIDWGPDTPLNMIGLPHYREALASAWPDIPCDVGAPPVKFDPQFLAGLKPTEFGMYGRNTRGLRRNQAENTRNVNKSGSSGLKAPKFLSEKARELATSNAAASDKKADELISSLTDMGLESKKSDVPVMYRTVEIKYSKFGVDDFDFGLVFSHDRNVQSLIRNSFYNNTRYSGLETHISNSYANSLLQIMHFTPVIRNLALQHAATSCVSEICLLCELGFLFDMLQKAEGSICQATNLLKTLSNHPQAGPLGLLEEDPHGSSLNVMLQGLTRFLLDKIVHDYRTINPSSTAMDQVG, encoded by the exons ATGGACGGCGATTGGGCTGAG GTCACCCGGATTCCGTTCCCGCCTCCGGGCGTGCACGCGATGCCCACTCCGGTTGCGACTATGACCTTCGATAACTCTCAGGAACTTCTTTGGACAGGTAACGAATAT GGTCGAGTCACTTCCTTCTATGGGACCGAACTGCAGCGATATACCTCTTTCAAGGCCCATGCCTCCTCTGATGGCCCGATTCGTCAAATACTCGTCAATGAGAAAGGAATTGTTTCCCTTGGTGCTAAAGATATGCATATGGCCATTCGGAGAGGACTACCTATATGGCATATTAG acatgatgatatGAAAGATTTGCGATGTATGAGCTTTACGTCTAAGGGAACGGCAGAGATTATCGCTGCAGGAATGCAAGACACGATGCTTGTCATTGACCTCATTAAGGGTGATGTTGTCAAACAA GTGCCTACCGTACACCAGTACACAATAATGAGACGCGGGCGATATATATGCGCCGCAACTCAGACCGGCTCCGTCAACTTACTAGATCCTGTCACTTTTGCTGTCATCAAGTCTTGGAACGCGCACTCTGCTTTGATTAATGACATGGACGCTCAGCATGACTTCATCGTAACTTGCGGATACTCCTTAAGACAGGGTCAGAATTACATGCTTGACCCGTTCCTTAACGTCTTCGATATAAAGAAGATGTCATCGATGCCCCCTATTCCTTTCCCAGCTGGCGCTGCCTACGTGCGCATGCACccgaggatgttgacgacCAGCATCGTTGTCTCACAAAGTGGACAAATGCATGTTGTTGACTTAATGAATCCCAACACAAGCGACGTACGGTTGGCTAATGTTACTTCCTACTTGAGCATGTTTGAGATAGCACCCTCTGGTGAGGCGATTGCCCTCACAGATGCTGATTGCTCTATTCACCTTTGGGGATCCCCAACAAAACTCCATTTCGTGGACTTACCAACTCCGATCGAATTCGCAACTCCCGAAGAGCCCCTGCCCAATATTGACTGGGGCCCAGATAC ACCCCTGAACATGATCGGATTGCCGCATTATCGAGAGGCTCTGGCATCCGCCTGGCCAGACATCCCCTGCGATGTTGGAGCACCTCCTGTCAAGTTTGATCCACAGTTCCTGGCAGGGCTCAAGCCGACTGAGTTTGGGATGTACGGTCGCAATACTCGGGGTTTGAGAAGAAATCAGGCCGAGAACACTCGAAACGTGAACAAATCAGGAAGCTCTGGGCTCAAGGCCCCGAAATTCCTCAGTGAAAAAGCCCGCGAGCTTGCTACTAGTAATGCCGCTGCCTCTGATAAGAAGGCTGACGAGCTGATCAGCTCTCTTACTGATATGGGACTTGAAAGCAAGAAGTCTGACGTTCCAGTCATGTATAGAACTGTTGAGATCAAATACAGCAAATTCGGGGTGGACGACTTTGACTTCGGGTTGGTATTCTCCCATGATCGCAATGTACAATCACTGATTAGGAATAGTTTCTACAACAACACGCGATACTCTGGACTCGAGACTCATATCTCGAATTCATATGCTAACTCGCTTTTACAAATCATGCACTTCACTCCTGTCATTCGAaatcttgctcttcagcaTGCTGCTACCTCTTGCGTGAGCGAGATTTGCCTGCTGTGCGAGCTTGGATTCTTGTTTGATATGCTTCAAAAGGCTGAAGGCTCGATATGCCAAGCAACGAACTTACTAAAAACCCTGAGTAATCACCCTCAAG CCGGTCCTCTTGGTCTACTCGAGGAAGATCCTCATGGATCATCTCTTAACGTTATGCTTCAAGGACTCACTCGATTTCTCCTGGATAAAATAGTGCATGATTATAGGACTATCAACCCATCGTCGACTGCCATGGACCAGGTTGGTTGA
- the PAN2_2 gene encoding poly(A)-specific ribonuclease (EggNog:ENOG41~MEROPS:MER0030317) yields MLWSTPGWLPEEIGIIVEQGQFFCYEGEDLKLHLQRGIHNIAVYSLTGMAINIESGQSQKSHLVSMVNEPEAPGESRWHLFNDFLVRSVSTEEALAFNTSWKVPSVIAYQIRDENNKIDTEWRSNIDTSILYQDFNANADPSTKTYQVLNPETEAPGPNTIIALDTEFVAVRQPEIEMNSDGERETIRPIVYALARASVVRGQGENEGTPFIDDYINIKEPIVDYLTSYSGITEQDLDPRVSKHSLLSLKMAYKKMWILLNLGCKFLGHGLKQDFRVINIHIPKSQVIDTIDLFFLQTRLRRLSLAFLAWYLLKEDIQMETHDSIEDSRTALKLYKKYLEFQDAGILETILQDIYRAGREVNFKPPRKDGQHIPRTDTPPPLPVDGSTGPVTPVRSHNILAQTPGSAFGGGSSWTPGKGSPLP; encoded by the exons ATGCTTTGGTCAACACCAGGTTGGCTTCCCGAGGAGATTGGAATCATCGTAGAACAAGGGCAGTTTTTCTGTTACGAAGGCGAAGACCTGAAACTTCACCTCCAGAGGGGCATCCACAACATCGCAGTGTATTCGCTGACAGGCATGGCCATTAATATTGAGAGTGGACAATCGCAAAAGTCACACCTTGTTTCGATGGTCAATG AACCAGAGGCGCCTGGAGAGAGTCGATGGCATCTTTTCAACGACTTCTTGGTGAGGTCGGTCAGCACGGAAGAGGCACTCGCTTTCAACACATCTTGGAAGGTCCCTTCTGTAATTGCATACCAGATAAGAGATGAGAACAACAAGATCGATACTGAATGGAGGAGCAACATCGACACCTCCATACTTTACCAAGACTTCAA TGCAAACGCCGATCCATCAACAAAGACCTATCAAGTGCTCAACCCTGAGACTGAGGCGCCTGGCCCCAATACCATTATTGCACTGGACACTGAGTTCGTTGCTGTGCGACAACCTGAAATTGAAATGAATTCTGATGGTGAGCGGGAAACCATACGGCCGATAGTGTACGCACTTGCTCGTGCATCAGTCGTCCGCGGTCAGGGGGAAAACGAAGGGACACCCTTCATCGATGATTATATCAACATAAAGGAACCGATTGTCGACTATTTGACATCCTATTCGGGAATCACTGAACAAGACTTGGATCCTAGAGTTTCGAAACATAGTCTCCTgtcgttgaagatggcataCAAGAAGATGTGGATTCTTCTTAACCTCGGATGCAAGTTCCTTGGCCACGGACTAAAACAAGACTTCCGAGTTATCAACATACACATTCCTAAATCGCAGGTCATCGACACGATTGACCTGTTCTTCCTCCAAACTCGGTTAAGGAGGCTATCGCTGGCTTTTCTGGCGTGGTATCTCTTGAAGGAAGATATCCAAATGGAGACCCACGATTCGATCGAAGATTCACGGACAGCACTCAAGTTGTATAAGAAGTATCTCGAGTTCCAGGATGCCGGAATCTTGGAGACCATATTGCAAGATATTTACCGAGCTGGCCGAGAGGTCAACTTCAAGCCGCCTCGCAAGGACGGCCAGCATATCCCAAGGACGGACACCCCTCCCCCTTTGCCAGTCGATGGCTCAACAGGGCCGGTAACACCTGTCAGAAGCCACAACATTCTGGCACAGACACCTGGATCTGCATTCGGAGGTGGCTCTAGCTGGACACCAGGAAAGGGATCACCATTACCATAG
- a CDS encoding hypothetical protein (EggNog:ENOG41) — protein sequence MEGYDDNDSRCLPRMPRIFTPPDTQPEVVLFSAAADDENSTKSKVLHELATCDTETDDTLCHDKEEEEEEEAEAGPSNAPHSTLMSPGGGKAPSTDFVSANKDVPDETIQRLKDIANRVHALNRDPDGDQLSSSGETTPTGHSLEVDSFKSSTPDQAPQPLTRSRLRSIPDARPNNLGAVCDRLKNTNEGSQVATHGSDTSRPAGLDTSSMNTNAREAAPEDEHQAYYIFDLRSNGSAYFMYEDTEENDGFKIERVSFKSTAQEPGVRAYYLEASDKDQGVLRHGSHETLWRLDPSQVPAVIIDTESSASLEAGVEVGDPLYVGEEATQSIAKKVSDRLQKIRHLREHLHVINGKGQQVPEAKRLYLIGDKDIRDVVSIVLDETLKNGHIQLPERTPTTTGSSDSRPLPRLDENLNAILVPSPMAIDPATTINLPSTSYTNINAADMQPKKHTPSTLYQDGVDAHCGVEELAASSSSAEPSRIYSYNNPLFAANPFRAHPTKLTAAGRRLPTPLAAERKLSASLDADTRRRLSAQVAGIEDEEMVDSQNGSRQSLMDKIKQGGHKLFHKNHFRKPTGEAPIRIAENDISPGGFLRSRDSIAREPTPEPPKPDDEEIYEAMEGSKLKVPHPREEACSEDHQPHECVNDLSSRDISPK from the exons ATGGAGGGATACGATGACAACGACTCTCGATGCCTCCCTCGAATGCCAAGAATCTTCACTCCCCCTGACACTCAACCTGAAGTCGTTCTCTTCTCTGCAGCCGCTGACGATGAAAATTCCACCAAAAGCAAGGTTCTTCATGAGCTCGCAACCTGTGACACCGAGACCGATGACACACTTTGTCAcgacaaggaagaagaagaagaagaagaagcagaagctggcCCAAGTAATGCACCTCACTCGACCCTTATGAGCCCTGGTGGCGGAAAAGCG CCCTCAACCGATTTTGTTTCCGCGAATAAAGATGTTCCAGACGAGACCATTCAAAGACTCAAGGATATCGCCAACAGGGTCCACGCACTGAACAGAGACCCGGATGGGGACCAACTCAGCAGCTCAGGAGAAACCACGCCCACTGGGCACTCCTTGGAGGTGGATTCGTTCAAGTCGTCAACCCCAGACCAAGCACCACAACCCCTGACCCGAAGCCGCCTACGATCTATACCTGATGCAAGACCCAACAACCTCGGAGCGGTCTGTGATCGGCTGAAAAACACCAATGAAGGATCTCAGGTTGCTACACATGGCAGTGATACATCACGACCAGCTGGTTTAGATACTAGCTCCATGAACACCAATGCTCGCGAAGCAGCTCCTGAAGATGAACACCAGGCTTATTACATCTTCGATCTACGTTCAAATGGCTCGGCATATTTCATGTATGAAGATACTGAGGAAAATGATGGATTCAAAATTGAGAGGGTATCTTTCAAATCCACGGCGCAAGAGCCAGGGGTGCGCGCCTACTACCTCGAAGCTTCAGACAAGGACCAGGGCGTACTGAGGCATGGAAGCCACGAAACGCTCTGGAGGCTAGATCCATCCCAAGTCCCCGCAGTGATTATTGATACCGAGAGTTCAGCTTCCCTTGAAGCAGGTGTAGAAGTCGGTGATCCATTGTATGTCGGCGAAGAAGCTACCCAGAGCATCGCTAAAAAAGTGAGTGATCGCCTTCAAAAGATCAGGCACTTGAGAGAACATCTGCATGTCATAAATGGAAAGGGCCAGCAAGTCCCAGAGGCCAAGAGGCTTTACCTCATTGGCGACAAGGACATCCGAGATGTCGTCAGTATCGTGTTGGACGAAACACTGAAGAATGGCCACATTCAATTACCCGAGAGAACACCTACAACCACAGGGTCATCTGACAGTCGACCGTTACCGCGACTCGACGAGAACTTGAATGCTATCCTGGTCCCCTCCCCGATGGCGATCGACCCTGCGACTACCATTAATCTACCCAGCACATCTTACACAAACATCAACGCGGCTGACATGCAA CCGAAAAAGCATACTCCGTCCACGCTATAccaagatggtgttgatgcccaCTGCGGTGTTGAGGAGTTAGCTGCATCGAGTTCTTCTGCAGAGCCCTCAAGGATATACTCATACAACAACCCTTTGTTCGCTGCTAACCCATTCAGAGCGCATCCAACCAAACTGACGGCGGCGGGTAGACGTCTACCAACTCCTCTGGCGGCGGAGAGAAAGCTAAGTGCCTCACTCGACGCAGATACGCGACGACGCCTGAGTGCCCAGGTTGCCGGcattgaggacgaggagatgGTCGATTCCCAAAATGGTTCACGGCAAAGTCTGATGGACAAAATCAAACAAGGAGGCCACAAGCTTTTCCACAAGAATCACTTTCGAAAGCCGACGGGAGAAGCTCCGATCAGAATAGCTGAGAATGATATATCGCCGGGCGGCTTCTTGCGCTCCAGGGACAGCATTGCCAGGGAACCCACCCCTGAACCACCCAAgcctgatgatgaagagatataCGAGGCCATGGAGGGCAGCAAGCTCAAAGTTCCACATCCCAGAGAGGAGGCATGCTCCGAAGACCATCAACCTCACGAATGTGTGAATGATTTGTCGTCTCGCGACATTTCACCTAAATAA
- a CDS encoding hypothetical protein (EggNog:ENOG41): MHFPILPIIITLAGSAIAAPHLPKRQNPCFVTGSEALPDEVSTQATNLASVITCDNSKTTIDGVPDVSSGGVTFSSINFAESGQSPLAFALDKFATTSPLANNNLDTFQNELNVYLATEAGIRSTGGSLAIKVPKFFLQFQMARIQQAQGTVSDIPGQTVDHQLEKVLKNAAGEDQALLDQVNELAVNLN, translated from the exons ATGCACTTCCCTATTcttcccatcatcatcacactGGCTGGAAGCGCCATCGCAG CGCCTCATCTTCCCAAGAGACAAAATCCTTGCTTTGTGACTGGCTCCGAAGCTCTCCCCGATGAAGTTTCGACACAGGCCACGAATCTGGCCTCAGTCATCACCTGCGACAATTCGAAAACAACCATCGATGGTGTCCCAGATGTGAGCTCTGGCGGTGTGACCTTTTCTTCCATCAACTTTGCCGAATCAGGCCAAAGTCCTCTGGCTTTCGCTCTCGACAAGTTTGCAACCACATCACCCCtggccaacaacaacctGGATACGTTCCAGAATGAGCTCAATGTTTACCTCGCAACTGAGGCTGGTATCAGATCAACTGGTGGAAGTCTTGCGATCAAGGTTCCCAAGTTCTTCTTGCAGTTCCAGATGGCTCGTATCCAACAGGCACAGGGTACTGTGTCTGACATCCCTGGCCAGACCGTTGACCACCAGCTGGAAAAGGTGCTCAAGAATGCAGCTGGAGAGGACCAGGCTCTTCTAGACCAAGTGAACGAATTGGCTGTGAACTTGAACTAA
- a CDS encoding hypothetical protein (EggNog:ENOG41~antiSMASH:Cluster_6.3) yields the protein MGWFWADTPVPAVPVGHPATTDKAPPPGCPMHQKSADAMNPVAKPKKPVDLPSTSGCPVPHAARTQEQPKSLISQLNPLNYMFPDLSQKPAPNQSFALPTTRDESTIPKGTGDGNWEYPSPQQMYNALLRKGYTDTDITAVEGMVSVHNFLNEGAWQEILGWEQRFARGLYKGWQICKRGEGHVQEALDRQRDGVDTEPSLVRFQGRPKELTPKATMMQVLGWIYPSKFGTEPPFDRHDWYVAREINGQRKEIRYIIDYYSGEPDAHGDPVFFLDVRPAATPLGAAERIIRWSTDTWWKAIGGDRHEQDPQPWFRGTS from the exons ATGGGTTGGTTTTGGGCAGACACGCCTGTTCCTGCGGTTCCTGTTGGACACCCAGCTACTACCGACAAGGCTCCTCCA CCTGGCTGCCCTATGCACCAAAAGTCTGCCGATGCCATGAACCCCGTGGCTaagcccaagaagcctgTCGATCTTCCTTCCACCTCAGGATGTCCCGTGCCTCACGCCGCCCGAACCCAAGAGCAGCCCAAATCTTTGATCTCCCAGCTCAACCCTCTAAATTACATGTTCCCCGATCTATCGCAAAAGCCGGCTCCTAACCAATCATTCGCTCTCCCGACAACCCGAGATGAGTCTACCATCCCCAAGGGTACAGGAGATGGCAACTGGGAGTACCCGTCTCCTCAGCAGATGTACAACGCGCTACTGCGCAAGGGATATACCGATACCGATATCACCGCCGTCGAGGGTATGGTTTCGGTACACAACTTCTTAAATGAGGGCGCATGGCAGGAGATTCTTGGCTGGGAACAACGATTTGCACGGGGACTATACAAAGGATGGCAGATCTGCAAGAGGGGCGAAGGTCACGTTCAGGAAGCGCTTGATCGCCAAAGGGACGGTGTTGACACCGAGCCTAGTCTCGTTCGCTTCCAGGGCCGGCCCAAGGAGTTGACTCCCAAGGCCACTATGATGCAGGTTCTGGGCTGGATTTACCCTTCAAAGTTTGG CACCGAACCTCCCTTTGACCGACATGACTGGTACGTTGCGCGAGAGATCAACGGCCAAAGGAAGGAGATTCGATACATCATCGACTATTACTCTGGCGAGCCCGATGCCCACGGTGACcctgtcttcttcctcgatgTGCGTCCTGCCGCCACGCCCTTGGGTGCCGCCGAGCGTATCATTCGCTGGAGTACCGATACCTGGTGGAAGGCTATCGGCGGCGACAGACACGAGCAGGATCCCCAGCCTTGGTTCCGTGGCACTTCTTAA